In the Engraulis encrasicolus isolate BLACKSEA-1 chromosome 9, IST_EnEncr_1.0, whole genome shotgun sequence genome, one interval contains:
- the LOC134455638 gene encoding glycogenin-1-like, which translates to MADQAFVTLATNDSYAKGAMVLGQSLRNHKTSKKLVAMIGPHVSDPCRAVLRRIYDEVRLVDVLDSGDTAHLAMLKRPDLGVTFTKLHCWSLTHYSKCVFMDADTLVVSNVDELFDREELSAAPDPGWPDCFNSGVFVFRPSKETHGKLLQYCTEHGSFDGGDQGVLNGFFNDWATKDISKHLPFIYNLGSIAMYTYAPAFKQFGSNAKVVHFLGAMKPWSYTYDTQTNTVRGDVHASSAHPSFLLNWWNTFKQQVLPMMQQEYGDKPFHSGCEAAPAQPPMSSMERKQKWEQGQADYLGVDSFDNIQKKLDAFLK; encoded by the exons ATGGCAG ATCAAGCATTTGTCACGTTGGCCACAAATGACAGCTACGCTAAGGGAGCCATGGTCTTAGGCCAGTCTCTGAGGAATCACAAGACCTCCAAGAAACTGGTGGCCATGATCGGACCCCACGTGTCAGATCCATGCAG AGCAGTCCTTCGTCGCATCTACGACGAAGTGAGGCTGGTGGACGTGTTGGACAGCGGGGACACGGCACACTTGGCCATGCTGAAGAGGCCTGACCTTGGGGTGACCTTCACCAAGCTGCACTGCTGGAGCCTCACGCACTACTCCAAATGTGTCTTCATGGATGCAGACACACTG GTAGTATCTAATGTTGACGAGCTGTTTGACCGGGAGGAGCTGTCTGCTGCCCCAGATCCTGGCTGGCCCGACTGCTTCAACTCCGGCGTGTTTGTCTTCCGCCCCTCCAAGGAGACCCACGGCAAACTTCTCCAGTACTGCACAGAGCACGGCAGCTTTGATG GTGGGGACCAGGGAGTTCTAAACGGCTTCTTCAACGACTGGGCAACAAAGGACATCAGCAAACACCTTCCCTTCATCTATAACCTCGGCAGCATCGCCATGTACACCTACGCACCCGCCTTCAAACA GTTTGGTAGTAACGCCAAGGTGGTCCACTTTCTGGGCGCCATGAAGCCGTGGAGCTACACGTACGACACGCAGACAAATACGGTCAGGGGGGACGTCCATGCCTCCTCCGCACATCCCAGCTTCCTGCTCAACTGGTGGAACACATTCAAGCAACAAGTGCTTCCCATGATGCAGCAGGAGTATGGAGACAAGCCCTTCCACTCGGGATGCGAG gcGGCACCTGCACAACCCCCCATGTCCTCAATGGAGCGGAAGCAGAAGTGGGAACAGGGCCAGGCAGACTACCTGGGAGTGGACTCTTTTGACAACATCCAGAAAAAGCTTGATGCTTTCCTTAAGTGA
- the si:ch211-217a12.1 gene encoding alanine aminotransferase 2-like, giving the protein MTENGIMHSERALTLDTMNPNVKRVEYAVRGPIVQRAAQIEKELKEGVKKPFTEVIRANIGDCHAMGQRPITFLRQVVALCTLPELLEDNKFPEDAKSRARRILEACGGGSIGSYSMSQGIEVIRQDVARYIERRDGIPSNPDNIFLSSGASDAITTMLKLLVSGEGATRTGVMISIPQYPLYSATLADLGAVQINYYLDEGNCWSLDIAELRRSVTEARKHCVPRAICVINPGNPTGQVQSRQCIEDVIRFAAEENLFLMADEVYQDNIYAEGCKFNSFKKVLFEMGPKYSEKVELASFMSTSKCYMGECGFRGGYMEVINLDPEVKAQLIKMVSVRLCPPVTGQALLDIVMNPPQDGEPSYPNYKKERAAVLAALADKAKMAEEIFNKVPGIHCNPVQGAMYAFPRIELPQKAIEAAKEKGQAADMFYCMALLEEKGICLVPGSGFGQREGTFHFRMTILPPTEKLKIVVEKVKEFHLDFTKRYS; this is encoded by the exons GGAGTGAAGAAGCCATTCACGGAGGTAATACGAGCCAACATTGGGGACTGCCATGCCATGGGCCAACGGCCAATAACCTTCCTCAGACAG GTCGTAGCACTGTGCACATTGCCTGAGCTGCTGGAGGACAACAAATTCCCAGAGGATGCCAAAAGTAGAGCACGCCGCATCCTGGAGGCATGTGGTGGGGGCAGCATAG gTTCGTACAGCATGAGTCAGGGCATCGAAGTGATCAGACAAGACGTGGCTCGCTATATCGAGCGCCGTGACGGCATCCCCTCCAACCCTGACAACATTTTCCTCTCCTCCGGAGCCAGCGATGCCATCACG ACCATGTTGAAGCTGCTGGTTTCGGGGGAGGGTGCCACGAGGACCGGGGTGATGATCTCCATCCCGCAGTACCCACTGTACTCGGCGACCCTGGCCGACCTGGGGGCCGTGCAGATCAACTACTACCTGGACGAGGGCAACTGCTGGAGCCTGGATATCGCCGAGCTGCGGCGCTCCGTGACCGAGGCCAGGAAGCACTGCGTCCCGCGGGCCATCTGTGTCATCAACCCTGGCAACCCCACTG GCCAGGTACAGAGCAGACAGTGCATTGAGGACGTGATCCGGTTTGCTGCCGAAGAGAATCTCTTTTTGATGGCTGATGAG GTGTACCAGGATAATATCTATGCAGAGGGATGCAAATTCAACTCTTTCAAGAAGGTGCTGTTTGAAATGGGACCCAAATACTCTGAGAAAGTGGAGCTGGCCTCCTTCATGTCGACGTCTAAGTGCTACATGGGAGA GTGTGGATTCCGTGGGGGCTACATGGAGGTGATCAACCTGGACCCTGAAGTGAAGGCCCAGCTCATTAAGATGGTGTCCGTGCGCCTCTGCCCCCCAGTGACCGGACAGGCTCTCCTGGACATTGTCATGAACCCCCCTCAGGACGGGGAACCCTCCTACCCAAACTACAAGAAG GAGCGGGCAGCAGTGCTGGCAGCGCTGGCTGACAAGGCCAAGATGGCGGAGGAGATCTTCAACAAGGTGCCCGGCATCCACTGCAACCCGGTGCAGGGAGCCATGTACGCCTTCCCCAGGATTGAGCTGCCACAGAAGGCCATCGAGGCAGCCAAG gagAAGGGTCAGGCTGCAGACATGTTTTACTGCATGGCACTTCTGGAGGAGAAGGGCATCTGCCTGGTGCCCGGAAGTGGCTTTGGACAGAGGGAAGGAACCTTCCACTTCAG GATGACTATTCTTCCTCCAACGGAAAAGCTTAAGATCGTTGTGGAGAAGGTGAAGGAGTTCCACCTGGACTTCACAAAGCGGTACTCATAA